In Ignavibacteriota bacterium, a genomic segment contains:
- a CDS encoding lipoate--protein ligase family protein encodes MSDTFEFLDTGAHTGAQNMAFDVARAEAVDAGRALPSLRVYRWTPWCISLGRHQQESDLDTARCAEDGIDIVRRPTGGRAILHAEELTYCVVMPSRGRGIMDVYKDISEALTAGLSSLASGIEMARSQPQFAKLYQEPGGIPCFSSSARYEIEVGGRKLVGSAQRRIGETVLQHGSILIGDAHLRLAGYLAVDETNRDAILSDMRAHTTTLDEVLGRRIGWEELREALREGFEKTWAIRFQVDDQNRYIAREWEHMSPP; translated from the coding sequence ATGAGCGACACCTTCGAATTCCTCGACACGGGCGCGCACACGGGTGCGCAGAACATGGCCTTCGATGTCGCGCGCGCCGAGGCCGTCGACGCCGGACGCGCCCTGCCCTCGCTGCGTGTCTACCGCTGGACGCCCTGGTGCATTTCCCTCGGCCGTCATCAGCAGGAATCCGATCTCGACACCGCGCGCTGCGCGGAGGACGGCATCGACATCGTGCGCCGCCCGACCGGCGGCAGAGCCATCCTGCACGCGGAGGAGCTGACCTACTGCGTCGTCATGCCCTCGCGCGGGCGCGGCATCATGGATGTGTACAAGGACATCAGCGAGGCCCTCACGGCGGGACTCTCGTCACTCGCATCAGGCATCGAAATGGCCCGCAGCCAGCCGCAATTTGCGAAGCTCTACCAGGAACCGGGCGGCATCCCCTGCTTTTCGAGTTCCGCGCGCTACGAGATTGAAGTCGGCGGACGCAAGCTCGTCGGCAGCGCGCAACGGCGCATCGGCGAGACGGTCCTGCAGCACGGGTCCATTCTCATCGGTGACGCGCACCTTCGGCTCGCCGGCTACCTGGCCGTCGACGAGACAAACCGCGATGCGATCCTTTCCGACATGCGTGCACACACGACCACGCTCGACGAGGTCCTGGGCAGGCGTATCGGCTGGGAGGAACTGCGCGAGGCACTGCGCGAAGGTTTCGAAAAAACTTGGGCCATTCGCTTTCAAGTTGACGATCAGAATCGTTACATTGCCCGCGAATGGGAACATATGAGCCCCCCATGA
- a CDS encoding DUF971 domain-containing protein, which produces MTPTTITLTQERELKIVWSDGHIVRLSLQYLRQRCPCAGCQGETDILGNVHMPLELPVITPKSFELQAATPVGNYAVMLRWADGHDTGIYSWEYLLGLERALDGDGG; this is translated from the coding sequence ATGACACCCACGACGATCACCCTGACTCAGGAACGGGAGCTGAAAATTGTGTGGAGTGACGGCCACATCGTGCGACTCTCGCTACAGTACCTGCGCCAGCGCTGTCCCTGCGCGGGCTGCCAGGGCGAGACCGACATACTCGGAAACGTGCATATGCCCCTCGAGCTGCCCGTGATCACGCCGAAGTCCTTCGAACTCCAGGCGGCCACACCTGTCGGCAACTACGCGGTCATGCTGCGCTGGGCCGACGGCCACGATACCGGCATCTATTCGTGGGAGTACCTGCTGGGACTCGAACGCGCGCTGGATGGCGACGGCGGCTGA
- a CDS encoding cupin domain-containing protein — MDSDQIAAIKKQLKEEGYNIYVYSYPDGMLFPTHSHEHETIHVVLSGSMKITMEGADYILTPGERFLIPPHQSHSAEVLGTSPVICLDATRHVR; from the coding sequence ATGGACAGCGATCAGATCGCCGCGATTAAGAAGCAGCTCAAGGAAGAAGGGTACAACATCTACGTGTACAGCTACCCCGACGGCATGCTCTTTCCCACTCATTCGCACGAGCACGAAACGATTCACGTCGTGCTCAGCGGATCGATGAAGATCACGATGGAGGGAGCGGACTACATTCTGACGCCGGGGGAACGATTCCTGATTCCGCCGCATCAGTCACATTCCGCGGAAGTGCTCGGCACCTCGCCCGTCATCTGTCTCGACGCCACGCGCCACGTCCGTTGA
- a CDS encoding aminotransferase class I/II-fold pyridoxal phosphate-dependent enzyme — MSDELHNDTYTRETRLIYGRGHSEKWDYAHHVIPPISSSATYRLDSAQRGAQGFIEFAHTTEDTRSKAPIYIYDRLGEPNKDILEENLAFAENGDAAITFASGMAAISAVFGILLKSGEQIIAHPTLYGCTYSLLTLWYPRYNIDVVFQNMHDIDALASAITEKTRVIFFESPINPTMGLIDIPAITKLVAKANVGREEHEKIRVVVDNTFATPFCQRPIELGADFVMHSLTKGIGGFGTDMGGVIVCPKQYYDMMLMYRKDFGGVLATKSAWPILVYGLPTLSLRVRREMESALIVASWLEQHPKVKEMRYPGLPSHPQYELAQRQMRDFDGNFAPGTLMYFTLQADTPQESRDKGERFINTVAANAYTITLAVSLGHLRTLIEHPGSMTHSAIPAEEQVKRGMDPGGIRLSIGIEHPDDIIRDLADALATL; from the coding sequence ATGAGCGACGAACTGCACAACGACACATACACCCGCGAAACACGCCTGATTTACGGACGTGGCCACTCGGAAAAATGGGACTACGCACACCACGTCATTCCCCCGATCTCCTCGTCGGCGACGTACCGGCTCGATTCGGCGCAGCGCGGCGCGCAGGGCTTCATCGAATTTGCGCACACGACCGAAGACACGCGCAGCAAGGCCCCGATCTACATTTACGACCGCCTCGGCGAACCGAACAAGGACATCCTCGAGGAAAACCTCGCGTTTGCCGAGAACGGCGACGCGGCCATCACGTTTGCATCGGGCATGGCGGCCATTTCCGCGGTTTTCGGGATACTGCTGAAAAGCGGCGAGCAGATCATCGCACATCCCACGTTGTACGGCTGCACGTACTCGCTCCTCACGCTGTGGTACCCGCGCTACAATATCGACGTGGTGTTCCAGAACATGCACGACATCGACGCGCTCGCGTCGGCCATTACGGAGAAGACCCGCGTCATCTTTTTCGAATCACCGATCAATCCGACGATGGGGCTCATCGACATCCCTGCCATCACCAAGCTGGTCGCAAAGGCGAACGTCGGTCGCGAGGAGCATGAGAAGATCCGTGTTGTTGTCGACAACACCTTCGCGACGCCTTTCTGCCAGCGTCCCATTGAACTCGGCGCCGATTTTGTGATGCACTCCCTGACGAAGGGCATCGGCGGTTTCGGCACCGACATGGGCGGTGTCATCGTCTGCCCGAAGCAGTACTACGACATGATGCTGATGTACCGCAAGGACTTTGGCGGCGTGCTCGCAACCAAGAGTGCGTGGCCGATTCTGGTGTACGGCCTTCCCACGCTGTCCCTGCGCGTGCGCCGCGAAATGGAATCGGCCCTCATCGTCGCCTCCTGGCTCGAGCAGCACCCGAAGGTGAAGGAGATGCGGTATCCGGGCCTGCCCAGCCATCCGCAGTACGAACTCGCCCAGCGTCAGATGCGCGACTTCGACGGCAACTTCGCGCCGGGCACGCTTATGTATTTCACCCTGCAGGCCGACACGCCGCAGGAAAGCCGCGACAAGGGCGAGCGCTTCATCAACACGGTTGCCGCAAACGCCTACACGATCACACTCGCCGTCAGTCTCGGACACCTCCGCACGCTGATCGAACACCCCGGCTCAATGACACACTCCGCCATTCCCGCGGAGGAGCAGGTGAAGCGCGGCATGGATCCGGGCGGCATCCGCCTTTCGATCGGCATCGAACATCCCGACGACATCATCCGCGATCTCGCCGACGCGCTCGCAACGTTGTAA
- a CDS encoding gamma-glutamyl-gamma-aminobutyrate hydrolase family protein (Members of this family of hydrolases with an active site Cys residue belong to MEROPS family C26.), which translates to MATAADSSRPLRIAVTRGGATHPESHARYGAWLRAADPTVHIVDILDDAAPVESCDGLLLSGGADIHPAYFGESDPDLLSRNVDRARDGMEFDAWARARKRRLPVLGICRGLQLVNVALGGSLILDLPRTGISGHGKAADRDVAHSITIEPASLVHSLTGTTTCRVNSAHHQAAGRVADTLRVTARSDDGVIEAMEWAETAADQFLLLVQWHPERDTNNPALAGDIARTFLTACRIVTRSNVAK; encoded by the coding sequence ATGGCGACGGCGGCTGATTCCTCCCGGCCTCTGCGCATCGCGGTGACGCGGGGTGGCGCCACACATCCCGAGAGCCACGCACGGTATGGCGCATGGCTGCGCGCGGCAGACCCGACGGTGCACATCGTGGATATTCTCGATGACGCGGCCCCGGTCGAATCCTGCGACGGTCTGCTGCTCAGCGGCGGAGCGGACATCCATCCCGCATATTTCGGAGAATCCGATCCGGATCTCCTCTCGCGGAATGTCGACCGCGCGCGCGACGGGATGGAATTCGACGCCTGGGCCCGCGCACGGAAGCGGCGCCTCCCCGTGCTCGGCATCTGCCGCGGACTGCAACTCGTCAATGTCGCTCTCGGCGGGTCCCTGATCCTCGATCTTCCGCGGACGGGAATCAGCGGACATGGCAAAGCCGCGGACCGGGACGTCGCTCATTCGATCACCATCGAACCCGCTTCACTCGTCCATTCCCTCACCGGCACGACCACCTGCCGGGTGAACAGCGCGCATCATCAGGCCGCGGGCCGCGTCGCCGATACGCTGCGTGTCACTGCGCGAAGCGACGACGGCGTGATCGAGGCAATGGAATGGGCCGAAACGGCGGCGGATCAATTTCTCCTGCTCGTCCAGTGGCACCCGGAGCGCGACACAAACAATCCGGCCCTCGCCGGCGATATCGCGCGGACCTTTCTCACTGCGTGCAGAATCGTAACACGTAGCAATGTAGCAAAGTAG
- the panB gene encoding 3-methyl-2-oxobutanoate hydroxymethyltransferase: MSDNRAPVSSSANRITTRTIQEMKDAGEPIACLTAYDFLMARMLDEVGLDIILVGDSLSNVFQGNATTLPVTLDEMIYHTKIVSNVTRRAMVITDLPFMTYQVTVEEAFRNAGRIMKETNALGVKVEGGRRVAKVVEKVSGEGIPIVGHIGLMPQSILKYGGYRPRGTSAEEANELIEDALALQEAGAFAIVLEKIPAELGRTITERLDIPTIGIGAGPFCSGQILVTHDMLGLFEDFRPRFVRRYAKLSEEIERACRQYIADVKAGTFPNESESY, translated from the coding sequence ATGAGCGATAATCGCGCCCCCGTGTCATCCTCAGCCAACCGCATCACAACCCGAACCATCCAGGAAATGAAGGATGCAGGCGAACCCATCGCCTGCCTCACGGCATATGATTTCCTCATGGCGCGTATGCTCGATGAAGTGGGGCTCGATATCATCCTTGTCGGCGATTCCCTGAGCAACGTGTTCCAGGGCAATGCCACCACTCTGCCTGTCACGCTCGACGAAATGATCTATCACACCAAGATCGTGAGCAACGTGACACGCCGCGCGATGGTCATCACCGATCTTCCCTTCATGACGTATCAGGTGACCGTCGAGGAGGCGTTCCGCAACGCGGGCCGCATCATGAAGGAAACCAACGCCCTCGGTGTGAAGGTGGAGGGCGGGCGCCGTGTCGCGAAGGTGGTGGAGAAAGTGTCGGGCGAAGGCATTCCCATCGTCGGCCATATCGGCCTCATGCCGCAATCGATACTCAAATACGGCGGCTACAGGCCGCGCGGCACATCCGCCGAGGAGGCCAACGAACTCATCGAGGACGCCCTCGCCTTGCAGGAGGCCGGCGCCTTCGCCATCGTCCTCGAAAAAATTCCCGCCGAACTCGGCAGGACCATCACCGAGCGCCTCGACATCCCGACCATCGGCATCGGAGCGGGCCCGTTTTGCAGCGGCCAGATCCTCGTCACACACGACATGCTCGGCCTGTTCGAAGATTTCCGCCCCCGTTTCGTGCGGCGCTACGCGAAACTGAGCGAGGAAATCGAACGGGCCTGCCGGCAATACATCGCCGATGTGAAAGCCGGCACCTTCCCCAACGAATCGGAGAGCTATTAA
- the mutS gene encoding DNA mismatch repair protein MutS — translation MRQYQRIKSEYPDAVLLFRMGDFFETFEEDAQITSRVLGITLTKRSNGGASDVPLAGFPHHALDSYLPKLVRAGYRVAVCEQLEDPKLAKGIVKRDVVEVVTPGVAFSDKLLDHKHYHYLAAVSLRGERAGVAFVDASTGDFSAAEVPARDLRDLLESINPGELLVAKRDVDTFRGLFGRHQPAAPVTKLDDWLFARDVAYELLVTHFKTQTLKGFGIDDMADGIVAAGAALHYLKETQKANLPHLRGIRRHDTADYITLDAATRRNLEITISMEGGSRDGTLLSILDRTSTSMGGRLFTSWITHPLKRLEPIQQRLAAVKELGITHEMRETLVALLRETADLDRLIGRICTARATPRELGALRTSLRRVPLLLRALEAADAPLLASLRGQLESLDDIAAVIDAAIVDDPPITIAEGGVIRPGFHAELDEYRGIATHGRDWMVSYQEKIRRETGIASLKVEYNRAFGYYINVSRANIEKVPASFVRRQTLVNAERYITPELKEYEDKVLTAREQIARIETELFNEVRLRVADSAERVQRVSRAIAVLDCLTGLACVAAENGYVCPSVSDGDTIRIVGGRHPVVERLLPPGDRFVSNDVHLDAEERILVITGPNMSGKSTYLRQTGLIVLLSQIGSFVPAVSAEIGIVDRIFTRVGASDNIAAGESTFLVEMQEAANILHNATPRSLVLLDEVGRGTSTFDGISIAWALTEYLHEHAPSHCKTLFATHYHELNEMAEIYPRIRNYKVDVREYQDKVIFLRTVSRGTADHSYGIQVARMAGLPEELLTRAKDVLASLEGQDLSVLARPEGPDGTRVPRRGAPMQISLFEASDLEIKDRLRAIDINALSPVQAWQALEELKKLAEGR, via the coding sequence ATGCGTCAATACCAGCGCATCAAATCCGAGTATCCGGACGCGGTGCTGCTGTTCCGCATGGGCGATTTCTTCGAGACCTTCGAGGAGGATGCGCAGATCACATCGCGCGTGTTGGGCATCACACTTACGAAGCGTTCCAACGGCGGAGCGAGCGACGTGCCGCTGGCCGGTTTCCCGCATCACGCGCTGGACTCGTATCTGCCGAAACTCGTGCGCGCGGGATATCGCGTGGCCGTCTGCGAGCAGCTCGAGGATCCGAAACTCGCGAAGGGCATCGTCAAGCGCGACGTGGTGGAAGTTGTGACGCCGGGCGTCGCGTTCTCCGACAAACTGCTCGATCACAAACACTACCATTACCTCGCGGCAGTGTCCCTGCGTGGCGAACGCGCCGGCGTGGCCTTTGTGGACGCCTCGACGGGCGACTTCTCCGCAGCCGAGGTTCCCGCCCGCGACCTGCGCGACCTGCTCGAGTCCATCAATCCCGGCGAACTGCTGGTCGCGAAACGGGACGTCGACACCTTCCGCGGATTGTTCGGACGGCATCAGCCCGCCGCGCCGGTTACAAAACTCGACGACTGGCTTTTTGCGCGCGACGTCGCCTATGAATTGCTCGTCACACATTTCAAGACGCAGACGCTCAAGGGTTTCGGCATCGACGACATGGCCGACGGCATCGTCGCGGCGGGAGCGGCGCTCCATTATCTCAAGGAGACGCAGAAGGCGAATCTGCCCCATCTGCGCGGCATCCGCCGCCACGACACGGCGGATTACATCACGCTCGACGCGGCCACGCGGCGCAATCTCGAAATCACCATTTCGATGGAGGGCGGATCGCGCGACGGCACCCTGCTGTCGATACTCGACCGCACCTCGACCTCGATGGGCGGGCGTTTGTTCACGTCGTGGATCACACATCCGCTGAAGCGGCTCGAGCCCATACAGCAGCGCCTCGCGGCGGTGAAGGAACTGGGCATCACACACGAGATGCGCGAGACGCTTGTCGCGCTGCTCCGCGAGACCGCCGATCTCGACCGTCTCATCGGGCGCATCTGCACCGCGCGCGCGACGCCGCGCGAACTCGGCGCGCTGCGCACCAGTCTGCGGCGCGTACCGCTGCTGCTGCGCGCGCTCGAAGCCGCCGACGCGCCGCTCCTGGCCTCGCTGCGCGGACAGCTTGAATCACTCGACGACATAGCGGCAGTGATCGACGCGGCGATAGTCGACGATCCTCCGATCACCATCGCCGAGGGCGGCGTCATCCGTCCCGGCTTCCATGCCGAACTCGACGAGTACCGGGGCATCGCGACACACGGACGCGACTGGATGGTGTCGTATCAGGAGAAGATCCGCCGCGAGACGGGCATCGCGTCGCTCAAGGTCGAGTACAATCGCGCCTTCGGGTACTACATCAACGTGTCGCGCGCGAACATCGAGAAGGTTCCCGCCTCCTTCGTGCGCAGGCAGACGCTGGTCAACGCCGAGCGCTACATCACGCCCGAACTCAAGGAGTACGAGGACAAGGTCCTGACCGCCCGCGAGCAGATCGCGCGCATCGAGACCGAGCTGTTCAACGAGGTCCGCCTCCGCGTCGCCGATTCTGCCGAGCGGGTGCAGCGCGTGTCGCGCGCGATCGCCGTGCTCGACTGCCTGACGGGCCTGGCCTGCGTGGCCGCCGAGAACGGCTACGTGTGCCCCTCCGTCAGCGACGGCGACACGATCCGCATTGTGGGCGGACGGCACCCCGTCGTCGAGCGCCTTCTGCCGCCGGGCGATCGCTTCGTGAGCAACGACGTGCACCTCGACGCCGAGGAGCGCATCCTGGTGATCACCGGACCCAACATGAGCGGCAAGAGCACATATCTCAGACAAACGGGTCTGATAGTCCTTTTATCGCAGATCGGCAGCTTTGTGCCCGCGGTCTCGGCCGAGATCGGCATCGTCGACCGCATCTTCACGCGTGTCGGCGCGTCCGACAACATCGCGGCGGGTGAAAGCACCTTTCTGGTCGAGATGCAGGAGGCGGCGAACATCCTGCACAACGCGACGCCGCGCAGCCTGGTGCTGCTCGACGAGGTGGGGCGCGGCACATCGACCTTCGACGGCATCAGCATCGCGTGGGCGCTCACCGAGTACCTGCACGAGCACGCCCCGTCGCATTGCAAGACGCTCTTCGCGACGCATTACCACGAACTGAACGAGATGGCGGAGATCTACCCGCGCATCCGCAACTACAAGGTGGATGTGCGCGAGTATCAGGACAAGGTGATCTTCCTCCGCACCGTGTCCCGCGGCACCGCGGATCACAGCTACGGCATACAGGTTGCGCGTATGGCGGGACTGCCGGAGGAGCTGCTGACTCGCGCGAAGGACGTGCTCGCTTCGCTCGAGGGACAGGATCTTAGCGTGCTCGCGCGTCCCGAAGGCCCTGACGGCACCCGTGTGCCACGGCGCGGCGCCCCGATGCAGATATCCCTCTTCGAGGCGAGCGACCTCGAGATCAAGGACCGCCTGCGCGCCATCGACATCAACGCGCTCTCACCGGTGCAGGCCTGGCAGGCGCTCGAGGAGTTGAAGAAGCTCGCGGAAGGACGCTAG
- a CDS encoding TIGR01777 family protein, giving the protein MAHIIMTGATGLLGKRIYAALRARGDSVTVFSRHPERAAGVFPDAARVLLWSPGMPGAWREAFDGADAVLHLAGESVGASRWNAEVKRRIRESRVEGTRAIAEAIGAAARPPRLLLSMSGVGYYGDTGDNRAAETAAPGDDFFSQVCAAWESAALAARGAHTRVAIARAGVVLAREGGALPRLRTPFMFFAGGPFGHGRQWFPWVHIDDAVAALLHALDTVEVAGPFNLVAPDEVRNAEFMNALGAALSRPAFLRVPAFALRLAAGEFASALLTGQRLAPETLLATGFQFRFPQLPHALQDLLNESFLARKR; this is encoded by the coding sequence ATGGCGCACATCATCATGACAGGAGCGACGGGGCTCCTGGGGAAAAGGATCTACGCGGCCCTCCGCGCGCGCGGCGACAGTGTCACTGTTTTTTCCCGTCATCCGGAAAGAGCAGCGGGGGTTTTTCCCGATGCAGCGCGGGTCCTGCTCTGGTCACCCGGCATGCCGGGCGCCTGGCGCGAGGCCTTCGACGGCGCCGACGCCGTGTTGCATCTCGCGGGTGAATCCGTCGGCGCCTCGCGATGGAACGCCGAGGTGAAACGCCGCATTCGCGAGAGTCGCGTCGAAGGCACACGCGCGATCGCCGAAGCCATCGGCGCCGCCGCGCGGCCGCCGCGTCTGTTGCTCTCCATGTCGGGTGTCGGATATTACGGCGACACGGGCGACAACCGCGCGGCCGAAACGGCCGCCCCGGGTGACGACTTTTTCTCGCAGGTCTGCGCCGCGTGGGAATCCGCCGCGCTCGCCGCCCGCGGCGCACACACGCGTGTTGCGATCGCCCGCGCGGGCGTGGTACTCGCGCGCGAAGGCGGCGCCCTGCCGCGCCTGCGCACGCCGTTTATGTTTTTTGCGGGCGGACCCTTCGGCCACGGCCGGCAGTGGTTTCCCTGGGTGCATATCGATGATGCGGTCGCGGCACTGCTTCACGCGCTCGACACTGTCGAGGTCGCCGGACCGTTCAACCTCGTGGCGCCCGACGAGGTGCGCAACGCCGAGTTTATGAACGCGCTCGGTGCCGCCCTCTCCAGGCCGGCCTTCCTGCGTGTCCCCGCCTTCGCCCTGCGTCTGGCCGCCGGCGAGTTCGCCTCGGCCCTGCTCACCGGACAGCGCCTCGCACCCGAAACCCTTCTCGCCACCGGCTTTCAATTCCGTTTCCCACAGCTCCCCCACGCTCTTCAGGATCTGTTGAATGAGTCATTCCTTGCTCGAAAACGTTGA
- the pgeF gene encoding peptidoglycan editing factor PgeF — protein MSDFPRLRSALLAQFPNVDAAMSTRQGADDAAPFGFNLGFKVGDDPDRVERHLRRFLACLDLAPEDMAFMDQVHEDRIAEAIEAGEYPSCDGLHSTQPGLGLAVRVADCLPVLYYAPAVNAIAAVHAGWRGTAEHLAAKMVTTLCGTYGCEPSDIHVYIGAGAGPCCYEVGPDVAALFPQELLRPREGRNPTLDLPEANVRQLLEAGLPAANIDVERRCTVCSPALFHSHRSDGAASGRMLAVIALRGIAE, from the coding sequence ATGTCCGATTTTCCCCGACTCCGCAGCGCGCTGCTCGCGCAGTTTCCGAATGTGGACGCCGCCATGAGCACGCGCCAGGGCGCCGACGACGCCGCGCCGTTCGGGTTCAATCTCGGCTTCAAGGTGGGCGACGATCCCGACCGCGTGGAGCGGCATCTGCGGCGTTTCCTGGCCTGCCTCGACCTCGCGCCCGAGGACATGGCGTTTATGGACCAGGTGCACGAGGACCGTATCGCCGAGGCGATCGAAGCCGGCGAGTATCCGTCGTGCGACGGCCTGCACAGCACGCAGCCGGGCCTCGGCCTCGCGGTGCGTGTCGCCGACTGCCTGCCGGTCCTCTACTACGCCCCGGCGGTCAACGCCATCGCCGCCGTACATGCGGGCTGGCGGGGCACGGCAGAACATCTGGCCGCAAAGATGGTGACGACGCTGTGCGGGACCTACGGCTGCGAACCGTCCGACATACACGTGTACATCGGCGCCGGTGCCGGGCCGTGTTGTTACGAAGTGGGACCGGACGTCGCGGCGCTGTTCCCGCAGGAATTGCTCCGCCCCCGCGAAGGACGCAATCCCACGCTCGACCTGCCCGAGGCGAATGTCCGTCAGCTTCTCGAGGCGGGTCTGCCCGCCGCAAACATCGACGTCGAGCGCCGCTGCACCGTGTGCTCCCCCGCCCTCTTCCATTCACACCGCAGCGACGGCGCGGCCTCGGGCCGCATGCTCGCCGTCATCGCGCTGCGCGGCATCGCAGAGTGA
- the ade gene encoding adenine deaminase, translated as MRDIQKKLAVARGEEPADLVFRNGRIINVLSGEIHDGDVAVSGGRIVGIGRYAGSEVVDLDGAFLAPSFLDGHIHIESTMLTVPEFTRAVVPHGTGGAVVDPHEFANVAGLDGIRYVLEASRSTPLDIFVMASSCVPATPLETSGASISAADIAALAAQDRVAGVAEMMNFPGVYLGWDTELEKISHGHGIVDGHSPGLRPPLLDAYILAGISSDHECTTIEEARDKVRRGIHVLLREGTAERNLHDLLPLVTAANAAQFSFATDDKHPADLEDEGHIDHHIREAIAWGLDPMLAFQLATINTARHYRLRNLGAIAPRYWANLVVFDTLENMRPRLVYHRGRLVARDGEYLAPSDHGAALPGSAMNVAPLADNALAVPARGSRIKLIGLVPRQIVTDALEDDAAVSDGHVTADPSRDILKLAVIERHHATGNIGIGFVRGFGLKRGALASTVAHDAHNIIVVGANDADMLAAARALVTMGGGQCVVADGDVRATLPLPVCGLVSDRPLEEVRAGVESLNAAARALGCIPPDPFMTLSFLALSPIPALKVTDLGLIDAVRFEKTELFVEAATRDT; from the coding sequence ATGAGGGACATTCAGAAAAAACTGGCGGTGGCGCGCGGCGAAGAGCCGGCGGACCTCGTCTTCCGCAACGGACGCATCATCAACGTGCTCAGCGGCGAGATTCACGACGGCGATGTGGCCGTGAGCGGCGGCCGCATCGTGGGCATAGGCAGGTACGCGGGCTCCGAGGTGGTGGATCTCGACGGTGCCTTTCTCGCACCATCCTTCCTCGACGGGCACATACATATCGAGAGCACCATGCTCACCGTGCCCGAATTCACGCGGGCCGTTGTGCCGCACGGCACGGGCGGCGCGGTGGTGGATCCGCATGAATTCGCGAACGTTGCCGGTCTCGACGGAATACGCTATGTGCTCGAGGCCTCGCGCAGCACGCCGCTCGACATCTTCGTGATGGCCTCCTCCTGTGTTCCGGCCACACCGCTCGAGACCTCGGGCGCATCGATCAGCGCGGCCGACATCGCGGCTCTCGCCGCGCAGGACCGTGTCGCGGGTGTTGCCGAGATGATGAATTTCCCGGGCGTGTATCTCGGGTGGGACACCGAGCTGGAGAAAATCTCGCACGGGCACGGGATCGTCGACGGACATTCGCCCGGCCTGCGCCCTCCATTGCTCGACGCCTACATCCTCGCGGGCATCAGCAGCGACCACGAGTGCACGACGATCGAGGAGGCGCGCGACAAAGTGCGGCGCGGCATACACGTGCTGCTGCGCGAGGGCACGGCCGAGCGCAATCTCCACGACCTGCTGCCGCTGGTCACCGCCGCAAACGCCGCGCAGTTTTCCTTCGCCACCGACGACAAACATCCCGCCGACCTCGAGGACGAGGGGCATATCGACCATCACATCCGCGAAGCGATCGCGTGGGGACTCGACCCCATGCTCGCCTTCCAACTCGCGACCATCAACACGGCGCGGCACTACCGTCTGCGCAATCTCGGCGCCATCGCGCCGCGCTACTGGGCCAACCTCGTGGTGTTCGATACACTCGAAAACATGCGGCCGCGGCTCGTGTATCACCGCGGCCGGCTGGTCGCGCGCGACGGAGAGTACCTCGCACCGTCCGATCACGGCGCTGCGCTTCCGGGATCCGCCATGAACGTGGCGCCGCTTGCGGACAACGCCCTGGCCGTGCCGGCGCGGGGGAGCCGCATCAAGCTGATAGGCCTCGTGCCGAGGCAGATCGTGACCGACGCGCTCGAGGATGACGCCGCCGTGAGTGACGGGCATGTGACGGCCGATCCGTCACGCGACATACTGAAACTCGCCGTCATCGAGCGGCATCACGCCACCGGAAACATCGGCATCGGATTCGTGCGCGGCTTCGGGCTGAAGCGCGGCGCGCTCGCGTCCACCGTCGCGCACGATGCGCACAACATCATCGTGGTCGGCGCGAACGATGCCGACATGCTCGCGGCCGCGCGCGCGCTTGTCACCATGGGCGGCGGGCAGTGTGTGGTGGCTGATGGCGACGTGCGGGCCACCCTGCCGCTGCCTGTCTGCGGTCTCGTGTCGGACAGGCCGCTCGAGGAAGTGCGGGCGGGTGTGGAGTCGCTCAACGCCGCCGCGCGCGCGCTGGGCTGCATCCCGCCGGATCCCTTCATGACACTCTCGTTCCTCGCGCTGTCGCCGATCCCCGCGCTGAAAGTCACCGATCTGGGGTTGATCGACGCCGTGCGCTTCGAGAAGACCGAGCTGTTTGTCGAAGCTGCGACACGTGACACGTGA